The Fragaria vesca subsp. vesca linkage group LG2, FraVesHawaii_1.0, whole genome shotgun sequence genome includes a window with the following:
- the LOC101311140 gene encoding copper methylamine oxidase-like, whose amino-acid sequence MVRAQSRHPLEPLCPAEISVAVATVRAAGATPEVRDGMRFAEVVLLEPDKHVVALADAYFFPPFQPSLLPRTKGGHMIPSKLPPRRARLVVYNKMSNETSTWIVELSEVHAATRGGHHRGNVISSQVIHDVQPSMDAVEYAECEAVVKDFPPFREAMKKRGIEDMDLVMVDAWCVGYHSEADAPSKRLAKPLIFCRTESDCPMENGYARPVEGIYILVDMQNMEVIEFEDRKLVPLPPADPLRNYTCAETRGGVDRSDLKPLKIVQAEGPSFRVDGYFVEWQKWNFRVGFTPKEGLVVYSIAYDDGSRGRRPVAHRLSFVEMVVPYGDPNDPHYRKNAFDAGEDGLGKNAHSLRKGCDCSGYVKYFDAHFTNFTGGVETIENCVCLHEEDHGMLWKHQDWRTGFAEVRRSRRLTVSFLCTVANYEYGFFWHFYQDGKIEAEVKLTGILSLGALQPGEVRKYGTVIAPGLYAPVHQHFFVARMDMAVDCKPGEAYNQVVEVDVKVEDPGENNVHSNAFYAEERLLRTESEAMRDCNALSARHWIVRNTRTVNRTGQLTGYKLVPGSNCLPLAGSEAKFLRRAAFLKHNLWVTQYSPDEMFPGGEFPNQNPRVGEGLATWVQKNRSLEETDIVLWYVFGITHVPRLEDWPVMPVEHIGFKLVPHGFFNCSPAVDVPPSACESKAKEDDVKDNGLMAKL is encoded by the coding sequence ATGGTTAGGGCTCAATCAAGGCATCCTTTGGAACCTTTATGTCCAGCTGAAATCTCTGTGGCAGTGGCGACTGTCAGGGCAGCTGGAGCAACACCTGAGGTCAGAGATGGTATGCGTTTTGCTGAAGTGGTTCTACTAGAACCAGATAAGCATGTTGTCGCATTAGCAGATGCGTACTTCTTCCCTCCTTTCCAACCCTCGTTACTTCCGAGAACCAAAGGGGGACATATGATACCCTCTAAGCTTCCTCCGAGGCGAGCTAGACTTGTTGTTTACAACAAGATGTCAAACGAGACAAGTACATGGATTGTTGAGCTTTCAGAAGTGCATGCAGCTACTCGTGGTGGACATCACAGAGGAAACGTAATATCATCACAAGTTATCCATGACGTTCAGCCTTCAATGGATGCTGTGGAATACGCTGAATGTGAAGCTGTTGTGAAGGACTTTCCCCCATTTAGAGAGGCTATGAAGAAGAGGGGCATTGAAGATATGGATCTCGTGATGGTTGATGCCTGGTGTGTTGGTTATCATAGCGAGGCTGATGCTCCTAGCAAAAGACTTGCTAAACCATTGATATTCTGTAGAACTGAGAGCGACTGCCCCATGGAAAATGGTTACGCACGCCCTGTTGAGGGAATCTATATACTTGTTGATATGCAGAACATGGAGGTGATAGAGTTTGAAGACCGTAAGCTGGTTCCTCTACCTCCAGCCGATCCATTGAGAAACTATACTTGTGCTGAAACAAGAGGAGGTGTTGATCGAAGTGATTTGAAGCCTTTAAAAATTGTTCAGGCTGAGGGTCCAAGTTTTCGTGTGGATGGATACTTTGTAGAGTGGCAGAAGTGGAACTTTCGTGTTGGATTTACTCCGAAAGAGGGACTAGTCGTATATTCAATTGCGTACGATGATGGCAGCAGGGGGCGGAGGCCTGTAGCGCATAGGCTGAGCTTTGTGGAAATGGTGGTGCCTTATGGAGATCCCAATGATCCACATTACAGAAAAAATGCTTTTGACGCTGGAGAAGATGGCCTTGGTAAAAATGCACATTCTCTAAGGAAGGGGTGTGATTGTTCTGGCTATGTCAAATATTTTGATGCTCATTTTACAAACTTTACTGGAGGTGTTGAAACAATTGAGAATTGTGTATGTTTGCACGAAGAGGACCATGGCATGTTGTGGAAGCACCAGGACTGGAGAACAGGCTTTGCAGAAGTGCGCAGGTCAAGAAGGCTTACAGTTTCTTTTCTATGTACTGTGGCTAATTACGAATACGGATTCTTCTGGCACTTTTATCAGGATGGGAAGATTGAAGCTGAAGTTAAACTCACTGGAATACTCAGCTTAGGAGCACTACAACCTGGAGAAGTTCGAAAATATGGTACTGTTATTGCACCAGGGTTATATGCACCAGTTCATCAGCACTTCTTTGTTGCTCGTATGGATATGGCTGTTGATTGCAAACCTGGGGAAGCATACAATCAGGTTGTAGAGGTAGATGTTAAAGTTGAAGACCCTGGAGAGAATAACGTCCACAGCAATGCATTTTATGCTGAGGAGAGACTTCTTAGAACTGAATCGGAGGCAATGCGAGACTGTAATGCCTTATCTGCCCGCCACTGGATTGTAAGGAACACAAGAACTGTTAACAGGACTGGACAGTTAACTGGCTACAAGCTTGTACCTGGTTCAAATTGCTTGCCATTAGCTGGTTCTGAGGCCAAGTTTTTGAGAAGGGCAGCTTTTTTGAAACATAATCTTTGGGTTACACAATATTCACCTGATGAGATGTTTCCTGGAGGAGAATTCCCCAACCAAAACCCACGAGTCGGTGAAGGATTGGCGACATGGGTTCAGAAGAATCGATCTCTTGAAGAAACTGACATTGTCCTTTGGTACGTGTTTGGGATAACTCACGTCCCCAGGTTAGAAGACTGGCCTGTAATGCCAGTGGAGCACATTGGCTTTAAGCTTGTGCCGCATGGATTCTTCAACTGCTCTCCTGCAGTGGACGTTCCTCCTAGTGCTTGTGAATCGAAAGCCAAAGAAGATGATGTTAAAGACAATGGGTTGATGGCAAAGCTTTGA